A region of Allocoleopsis franciscana PCC 7113 DNA encodes the following proteins:
- a CDS encoding type II toxin-antitoxin system Phd/YefM family antitoxin, with protein sequence MPNQTSFTEAFANLAQLCDQVVADRDVVIITRQDGESVALIAADELDSLMETAYLLRSPTNAARLLTALQRAKTRTLEPQSISALRQEIGLGEEG encoded by the coding sequence ATGCCCAACCAAACATCCTTCACTGAGGCTTTCGCCAATCTTGCCCAACTCTGTGACCAAGTAGTTGCCGATCGGGATGTGGTCATAATTACCCGACAGGACGGTGAAAGCGTGGCTCTCATTGCGGCTGATGAACTCGACAGCTTGATGGAGACAGCCTATTTACTGCGATCGCCCACAAATGCAGCTCGTCTATTAACTGCTCTGCAACGAGCGAAAACAAGAACACTAGAACCTCAAAGCATCAGCGCCCTACGCCAGGAGATAGGACTTGGCGAAGAAGGATAA
- a CDS encoding Txe/YoeB family addiction module toxin, producing MAKKDKNKQQPEDTPVRDAVFHPEFREDLVFWIETDRKTALRAFKLIEAIMREPFTGIGKPELLKYLDSGAWSRRLTQEHRIVYLVSDDRIDFLQARYHY from the coding sequence TTGGCGAAGAAGGATAAGAATAAACAACAACCTGAAGACACTCCAGTTCGAGATGCTGTCTTTCATCCAGAGTTTCGAGAAGATCTGGTTTTCTGGATAGAGACAGACCGCAAGACTGCCCTGAGAGCCTTTAAACTAATTGAGGCGATCATGCGTGAGCCTTTTACGGGAATTGGCAAGCCTGAGCTGCTGAAATACTTAGACTCAGGTGCATGGTCACGACGACTCACACAGGAACACCGCATTGTTTACTTGGTCAGTGATGACCGAATTGATTTCCTCCAAGCTCGATATCATTACTAA
- a CDS encoding PRC-barrel domain-containing protein, giving the protein MNTQPESVKQSEVLNRLVLDRRTAEEVGRVEQLWLNPQSHHVVGLTCKSGFLGNKKQSFTWAQIEAIGKDSILVNVDSEAIAPEKPEGAVALIGHEVWTDAGNKAGKIVDYLFLPQTGAVVSYLFTSNGWRGVLDGIYLLTATAIASVGSKRVIVPDAIAQDSQQYAEGFNQRISQTADFLMEDYKKTHEDWQVLKRGVQNLQEQVKDKAEKVTNIAKEKLEEVKAKEQGGIQADDTVKTIDTTAEPMQSILELPESNP; this is encoded by the coding sequence ATGAACACACAACCAGAAAGCGTTAAGCAGAGTGAGGTACTCAATCGACTGGTTTTAGATCGCCGCACAGCGGAAGAAGTAGGGCGTGTTGAGCAACTGTGGTTAAATCCTCAATCGCATCATGTTGTGGGTTTGACTTGCAAATCAGGATTCCTCGGCAATAAAAAACAATCGTTTACTTGGGCACAAATTGAGGCGATTGGCAAGGATAGCATTTTAGTGAATGTTGATTCAGAGGCGATCGCTCCCGAAAAGCCGGAGGGTGCGGTTGCTTTAATCGGTCATGAGGTTTGGACGGATGCAGGCAACAAAGCTGGTAAAATTGTTGACTATCTATTTTTGCCTCAAACTGGCGCTGTGGTCAGCTATCTATTTACGTCTAACGGCTGGCGTGGGGTTTTGGATGGGATTTACTTGCTCACTGCCACAGCGATCGCTAGCGTTGGGAGTAAGCGGGTGATTGTTCCCGATGCGATCGCTCAAGACTCTCAACAATATGCGGAAGGATTCAATCAAAGAATATCTCAGACGGCAGACTTTCTCATGGAAGACTATAAGAAAACCCATGAAGATTGGCAGGTGCTCAAGCGTGGTGTTCAAAATCTTCAAGAGCAAGTTAAAGACAAAGCGGAGAAGGTAACCAATATTGCTAAAGAAAAACTGGAAGAGGTGAAAGCCAAAGAGCAAGGCGGTATTCAAGCAGATGATACGGTGAAGACGATTGATACGACGGCTGAACCGATGCAGAGTATTCTTGAGTTACCGGAGAGTAATCCATAG
- a CDS encoding diheme cytochrome C, translated as MSKRVRSRIRGRNTIGDFLSHASVGFQKIKSVKSKPKGYKRGRSPVVLLFLLLVWSISLGWGMAISFGSPPGVSAQIAPGIPAQPDLIAQGTAEQTGTVDPITPRYQLGKELYLENCASCHVPLPPEVLPSETWRRLLLEPEQHFGQQLKPLIGPVLITMWDYIRAYSRPEEAKKPLPYRISESPYFKALHPRVKFSQTVKPASCVICHPGAAQYNYRRLTPEWENSP; from the coding sequence ATGTCCAAGCGTGTGAGGTCTAGAATTCGAGGACGTAATACCATTGGGGATTTTTTAAGCCATGCCAGTGTGGGGTTTCAGAAAATTAAATCGGTCAAGTCTAAACCCAAAGGGTATAAGCGAGGGCGTTCACCAGTAGTGTTGTTGTTTTTGCTGCTCGTGTGGAGTATCTCCTTGGGGTGGGGAATGGCGATCTCGTTTGGCAGCCCTCCAGGAGTGAGCGCCCAAATCGCGCCAGGAATCCCTGCCCAACCCGATCTCATTGCTCAGGGGACGGCTGAACAGACGGGTACAGTAGATCCCATTACCCCTCGCTATCAGCTTGGGAAAGAACTGTACTTAGAAAACTGTGCCAGTTGTCACGTTCCTCTCCCTCCCGAAGTTTTGCCTTCAGAAACTTGGCGTCGTCTGCTGTTAGAACCAGAGCAGCATTTTGGTCAGCAATTAAAGCCGTTGATTGGTCCGGTGCTAATCACGATGTGGGACTACATCCGAGCCTATTCACGTCCAGAAGAGGCGAAAAAGCCCCTTCCCTATCGGATTTCAGAATCTCCTTATTTTAAAGCCCTACATCCACGAGTGAAGTTCTCTCAAACGGTAAAACCTGCAAGCTGCGTGATTTGTCACCCTGGTGCGGCTCAATATAACTACCGTCGTCTTACTCCAGAATGGGAAAACTCACCTTAA
- a CDS encoding AAA family ATPase, translating into MRQQIEQLTENLGHTIVGKAEAIRLVLVALLAGGHALLEDVPGVGKTLLAKSLARSIAGRFQRIQCTPDLLPTDITGTNIWNQRSGEFEFLPGPVFANVLLADEINRATPRTQSALLEVMEEQQVTVDGVSRPVPKPFFVIATQNPIEYQGTFPLPEAQMDRFMLSLSLGYPTEDEELQMLERHQEGMKVSELGTCISAEDVLKLRSLCHQMKMDKSLQQYIVNLVRATRSSEEVTLGVSPRGTVALQRTAQALAFLEGRDYVIPDDVKFLAPYVLAHRLIPAGGRRAKPIVEQLLRSVPIP; encoded by the coding sequence ATGAGACAACAGATTGAACAGCTAACAGAAAATCTGGGTCATACCATTGTCGGCAAAGCCGAGGCGATTCGCCTGGTACTGGTGGCGCTGCTAGCGGGCGGTCATGCCTTGTTAGAAGATGTTCCTGGGGTTGGGAAAACACTTCTGGCTAAATCCCTGGCTCGTTCCATTGCGGGACGGTTTCAGCGGATTCAATGCACGCCCGACCTTCTGCCCACTGATATTACTGGAACCAATATTTGGAATCAGCGCAGTGGTGAGTTTGAATTTCTCCCAGGCCCCGTGTTTGCCAATGTGCTGCTGGCGGATGAAATTAATCGGGCAACCCCCCGCACCCAGTCCGCCTTGTTGGAGGTGATGGAGGAGCAACAGGTAACGGTGGATGGTGTCTCTCGTCCTGTACCTAAGCCGTTTTTTGTGATTGCCACCCAAAACCCGATTGAGTATCAAGGAACGTTCCCTTTGCCAGAAGCCCAAATGGATCGCTTCATGCTGTCTTTGAGCTTGGGCTATCCTACGGAAGATGAAGAACTTCAGATGCTGGAACGGCATCAAGAGGGGATGAAGGTTTCGGAACTGGGCACCTGTATCTCTGCGGAAGATGTTCTGAAGTTACGCAGCCTTTGCCATCAAATGAAAATGGATAAGTCGTTGCAACAATATATTGTTAACTTAGTCCGAGCGACCCGCTCCTCGGAAGAAGTGACATTGGGGGTGAGTCCTCGTGGTACTGTTGCTTTGCAGCGAACAGCTCAGGCATTGGCTTTCTTGGAAGGTCGAGATTATGTGATTCCAGATGATGTGAAGTTCCTCGCACCTTATGTGCTTGCTCATCGTCTGATTCCGGCAGGTGGGCGTCGAGCGAAGCCGATTGTGGAGCAGTTGCTGCGATCTGTGCCTATTCCTTAA